In Planctomycetota bacterium, a single window of DNA contains:
- a CDS encoding GAF domain-containing SpoIIE family protein phosphatase translates to MNAGPGATSSGAGPAPATSTDRAAPVPATDGAGGARSAPSRHASIVEFLTDGSLARLCAEFTRLTGVRADLRDPAGRVIVAQSEGWAVADPADIPAPVATFPLMLGGLRVGMLTLGPGEPVLAPDARDRLERVMTLLAQSTGEIVQYEAELRDRIREISALSRMSSLMVRAAGPEKVLKVALDSALDVLELDAGSIVLFREDPDGGIAPLEEDVLLKASRGLSREWLDNPLPLSKDRQFDRAVIAGRMVVVEDLLLDDRVFIREEVRREGLRSAIQAGLVFKERTLGVIRLYARGVRRFDEADKRLLGALAQQAAVSLEQSRLLRFEQEEQRVQRQLQLAGDVQRRMLPRGVPNSPQLEFAAKYIPSFELGGDFYDFIELSGHVGIAIGDVVGKGIAAALLMASVRSSLRAHAREVYDLDEVVARVNQALCRDMRDDEFASLWYGVIDPSNRRLTYCSAGHEPPMIVRVPTHRPPSSADVDELSVGGMVVGVDPSQRYQRAVFDLSPGDVLVGYTDGVCDAVNFAGERFGKARLRQAMLTALRGGREVTAPSVLEHILWEVRQFAGLAQVPDDKTLIVVRVRS, encoded by the coding sequence GTGAACGCGGGCCCGGGCGCGACATCTTCCGGGGCCGGCCCAGCGCCCGCGACCTCGACCGATCGGGCCGCGCCCGTGCCGGCGACCGACGGGGCCGGCGGGGCGCGGAGCGCGCCGTCGCGGCACGCGTCGATCGTCGAGTTCCTGACCGATGGCTCGCTCGCGCGCCTGTGCGCGGAGTTCACGCGCCTCACGGGGGTGCGGGCGGACCTGCGCGACCCGGCCGGGCGCGTGATCGTGGCGCAGAGCGAGGGATGGGCGGTGGCGGACCCGGCGGACATTCCGGCGCCGGTCGCGACGTTCCCGCTCATGCTGGGCGGGCTGCGCGTGGGGATGCTGACGCTGGGGCCGGGCGAGCCGGTGCTGGCGCCCGATGCGCGAGACCGGCTCGAGCGGGTGATGACGCTACTGGCGCAGTCGACGGGCGAGATCGTGCAGTACGAGGCCGAGCTGCGCGACCGGATCCGGGAGATCTCGGCGTTGTCGCGGATGAGTTCGCTGATGGTGCGGGCGGCGGGCCCCGAGAAGGTGCTGAAGGTCGCGCTCGATTCGGCGCTAGACGTGCTGGAGCTGGACGCGGGGTCGATCGTGCTGTTCCGCGAGGATCCCGACGGGGGCATCGCGCCGCTGGAGGAGGACGTGCTGCTGAAGGCCAGCCGCGGGCTGTCGCGCGAGTGGCTGGACAACCCGCTGCCCCTGAGCAAGGACCGCCAGTTCGATCGCGCGGTGATCGCGGGGCGGATGGTCGTGGTGGAGGACCTGCTGCTCGACGACCGGGTGTTCATCCGCGAGGAAGTGCGTCGCGAGGGGCTGCGCTCGGCGATCCAGGCGGGGCTGGTGTTCAAGGAGCGCACGCTCGGGGTCATCCGCCTGTACGCGCGCGGGGTGCGCCGGTTCGACGAGGCGGACAAGCGGCTGCTGGGGGCGTTGGCGCAGCAGGCGGCGGTCTCGCTCGAGCAGTCGCGCCTGCTGCGCTTCGAGCAGGAAGAGCAGCGCGTGCAGCGCCAGTTGCAGCTCGCCGGCGACGTGCAGCGCCGGATGCTGCCCCGGGGCGTGCCGAACAGCCCGCAGCTCGAGTTCGCCGCGAAGTACATCCCCAGTTTCGAGCTCGGGGGCGACTTCTACGACTTCATCGAGCTCTCCGGGCACGTGGGCATCGCGATCGGCGACGTCGTGGGCAAGGGGATCGCCGCGGCGCTGCTCATGGCGTCGGTCCGATCGAGCCTGCGGGCCCACGCCCGCGAGGTGTACGACCTCGACGAGGTCGTGGCGCGCGTGAACCAGGCGCTCTGCCGCGACATGCGCGACGACGAGTTCGCGAGCCTGTGGTACGGCGTGATCGACCCCTCGAACCGGCGCCTCACGTACTGTTCCGCCGGGCACGAGCCCCCGATGATCGTCCGCGTGCCCACCCACCGCCCGCCCAGCAGCGCGGACGTCGACGAACTCTCCGTTGGCGGGATGGTCGTGGGTGTCGACCCCAGCCAGCGCTACCAGCGGGCGGTGTTTGATCTGTCGCCCGGCGACGTCCTCGTCGGGTACACCGACGGCGTGTGCGACGCCGTGAACTTCGCCGGAGAACGCTTCGGCAAGGCACGCCTGCGCCAGGCGATGCTGACGGCCCTGCGCGGCGGGCGCGAGGTGACCGCGCCGAGCGTGCTCGAGCACATCCTGTGGGAGGTCCGGCAGTTCGCCGGGCTCGCCCAAGTGCCCGACGACAAGACGCTCATCGTGGTCCGCGTGCGGTCCTAG
- a CDS encoding glycerol-3-phosphate acyltransferase — MLVPVLILGALLAGSVPFGLLVARAKGIDLRAHGSGNIGATNAGRVLGARWFGVVFALDFLKGFLPTLGAGLLLGTLGTLAIPPAASLAWLSVGVAAVLGHVFSPWLGFKGGKGVATGAGVLLAAFPGLTVPALGGAVAFFVVLRVARYMSVASMAAAASIPLFVGVWFHAVHERWVTARWLGAPAPGEPPVEVVHMLAFLGVAAALAGLVIWAHRSNIARLRAGTEPRWPRPRPDGPRADRRP, encoded by the coding sequence ATGCTCGTGCCCGTTCTGATCCTCGGCGCGCTCCTCGCCGGGTCCGTCCCCTTCGGGCTGCTCGTCGCCCGCGCCAAGGGCATCGACCTGCGCGCCCACGGCTCGGGGAACATCGGCGCCACCAACGCCGGACGAGTGCTCGGCGCCCGCTGGTTCGGCGTCGTCTTCGCCCTCGACTTCCTCAAGGGCTTCCTGCCCACCCTGGGCGCGGGGCTGCTGCTGGGCACGCTCGGCACGCTCGCCATCCCCCCGGCGGCGTCGCTCGCGTGGCTCAGCGTCGGCGTCGCCGCCGTGCTCGGGCACGTCTTCTCGCCCTGGCTGGGCTTCAAGGGGGGCAAGGGCGTCGCGACCGGCGCGGGCGTGCTGCTCGCCGCGTTCCCGGGTCTCACCGTCCCCGCGCTCGGCGGGGCGGTGGCGTTCTTTGTCGTGCTTCGCGTCGCGCGCTACATGAGCGTCGCGTCGATGGCCGCCGCGGCGTCGATCCCGCTGTTCGTCGGCGTGTGGTTCCACGCCGTCCACGAACGCTGGGTCACCGCGCGCTGGCTGGGCGCGCCGGCGCCGGGCGAGCCGCCCGTCGAGGTCGTGCACATGCTGGCGTTCCTGGGCGTCGCCGCGGCGTTGGCCGGGCTGGTCATCTGGGCACACCGCAGCAACATCGCCCGCCTGCGCGCGGGCACCGAGCCCCGCTGGCCCCGACCTCGCCCCGACGGGCCCCGCGCGGACCGCCGCCCCTGA